In Streptomyces sp. NBC_01426, one genomic interval encodes:
- a CDS encoding ROK family protein — translation MNGNGAPPRVGDASTVSAASARTRLERGRGALGPALELVHTGRAPTRAVLTAELGVTRATAGAVAAELEALGLIRVDSRPGGAGGAQGRPSHRLSIDENGPVALAAQVHPDGFRAALVGLGGRIVATAPGKVTVSADPAQVLGAVVDAGAALLAESGLRCVGAGLAVPSAVAEPEGTALNPLHLAWPAGSPVRAIFAERVKAAGIDGPALTGNDVNLAALAEHRHGAGRSAQHLLCVATGHRGVGGALVLDGRLHSGSAGLALEVGHLTVNPEGRACHCGSRGCLDVEADPLAFLTAAGRTPGPEVSLLQQARDLLRAEYAEPAVRAAAEELIDRLGLGLAGLVNILNPDRIILGGLHRELLSADPERLRAVVADRSLWGRSGGVPILPCTLDHNSLVGAAELAWQPVLDDPLGALGAAA, via the coding sequence ATGAACGGCAACGGGGCCCCGCCGCGGGTGGGGGATGCGTCCACGGTGTCCGCGGCGTCCGCGAGGACCAGGCTGGAGCGGGGGCGCGGCGCACTCGGTCCGGCGCTGGAGCTCGTGCACACCGGCCGGGCCCCGACCCGCGCCGTCCTCACCGCCGAGCTGGGCGTCACCCGTGCCACCGCCGGGGCCGTCGCCGCCGAACTGGAAGCCCTCGGGCTGATCCGCGTCGACTCCCGTCCCGGCGGCGCGGGCGGCGCGCAGGGCCGGCCCTCGCACCGGCTCTCCATCGACGAGAACGGGCCCGTGGCGCTGGCCGCGCAGGTCCACCCCGACGGGTTCCGGGCCGCCTTGGTCGGCCTCGGCGGTCGGATCGTGGCCACCGCACCGGGCAAGGTCACCGTCTCCGCCGACCCCGCGCAGGTGCTGGGCGCCGTCGTCGACGCGGGCGCCGCGCTGCTTGCCGAGTCCGGGCTGCGGTGCGTCGGCGCGGGCCTCGCGGTCCCCTCGGCGGTCGCGGAGCCGGAGGGCACCGCACTGAACCCGCTGCACCTGGCCTGGCCGGCCGGCTCTCCCGTACGGGCCATCTTCGCCGAACGGGTGAAGGCCGCCGGGATCGACGGCCCCGCACTGACCGGCAACGACGTCAACCTCGCCGCGCTCGCCGAGCACCGCCACGGCGCCGGCCGCAGCGCGCAGCACCTGCTGTGCGTGGCGACCGGTCACCGCGGGGTCGGCGGGGCACTGGTCCTGGACGGCCGCCTGCACAGCGGCAGCGCCGGGCTGGCCCTGGAAGTCGGCCACCTCACCGTCAATCCCGAGGGTCGGGCCTGCCACTGCGGGAGCCGGGGCTGTCTGGACGTCGAAGCGGACCCGCTGGCCTTCCTGACAGCGGCGGGCCGCACGCCCGGGCCCGAGGTGTCACTGCTCCAGCAGGCGCGTGACCTGCTGCGCGCCGAGTACGCCGAACCGGCCGTACGGGCGGCCGCCGAGGAGCTCATCGACCGGCTCGGCCTGGGCCTCGCGGGACTGGTCAACATCCTGAACCCGGACCGGATCATCCTCGGCGGCCTGCACCGGGAGCTGCTGTCCGCGGACCCGGAGCGGCTGCGCGCGGTGGTGGCGGACCGGAGCCTGTGGGGGCGCAGCGGCGGCGTACCGATCCTGCCGTGCACCCTGGACCACAACAGCCTGGTCGGCGCGGCGGAACTGGCATGGCAGCCGGTGCTCGACGACCCGCTGGGGGCGCTGGGCGCGGCGGCCTGA